A single Triticum dicoccoides isolate Atlit2015 ecotype Zavitan chromosome 2A, WEW_v2.0, whole genome shotgun sequence DNA region contains:
- the LOC119354548 gene encoding ubiquitin carboxyl-terminal hydrolase 12-like: MTISTPPPAPAEPQPQQEEEEVLVPHQELPNGTQPMEVVPAEPAATVENQPTEDTPISRFTWTIDNLSRVNTKKLYSETFVVGGYKWRVLIFPRGNNVEFLSMYLDVADSAVLPYGWTRYAQFSLSVVNQIHNKFTIRKETQHQFSARESDWGFTSFMPLSELYNPSRGYLVNDTCVIEAEVAVCKVVDYWSYDSKKETGYVGLKNQGATCYMNSLLQTLYHIPYFRKAVYHMPTTENDMPSGSIPLALQSLFYKLQYNDSSVSTKELTKSFGWDMHDSFMQHDVQELNRVLSEKLEDKMKGTVVEGTIQQLFEGHHMNYIECINVDFKSTRKESFYDLQLDVKGCQDVYASFDKYVEVERLEGDNKYHAEQHGLQDAKKGVLFIDFPPVLQLQLKRFEYDFMRDTMVKINDRYEFPLQLDLDRDDGKYLSPDADRNVRNLYTLHSVLVHSGGVHGGHYYAFIRPTLSDQWFKFDDERVTKEDAKRALEEQYGGEEELPQTNPGLNNTPFKFTKYSNAYMLVYIRESDKDKIICNVDEKDIAEHLRIRLEKDREEKERRKKEKAEAHLYTIIKVARDDDLTAQIGKDIYFDLVDHDKVPSFRIQKQMPFTQFKEEVAKELGIPTQFQRFWLWAKRQNHTYRPNRPLTPQEEALTVGQLKEAANKAHNAELKLFLEVELGLDLKPLALPDKTRDDILLFFKLYDPEKEQLRYVGRLFVKASGRPQDILPKLRKMAGFLQDDDVELYEEIKFEPNVMCEYIDNRIIFRSCQLEDGDIVCFQKSPKPDTADQFRYPDVPSFLVYIRNRQVVHFRSLEKPKEDDFCLEMSKIFTYDEVVEKVAQQLGVDDPSKIRLTSHNCYSQQPKPQPIKYRGVERLLDMLIHYNQTSDILYYEVLDIPLPELQALKTLKVTYHHATKDEVSVHSIRLPKNSTVGDVLSDIKSKVDLSHPDAELRLLEVFYHKIYKIFAPSEKIENINDQYWTLRAEEVPEEEKNLGPFDRLIHVYHFTKDTQNQTQVQNFGEPFFMVIREDETLSSIKERLQKKLKVSDEDFSKWKFAYISLGRPDYFEDSDTVATRFQRNMYGAWEQYLGLEHPDTAPRKAHSANQNRHSFERPVKIYN, encoded by the exons ATGACGATCTCCACACCGCCCCCGGCGCCCGCAGAG ccgcagccgcagcaggaggaagaggaggtgCTCGTGCCGCACCAGGAGCTACCCAACGGGACGCAGCCAATGGAAG TTGTGCCTGCTGAGCCAGCTGCTACTGTCGAAAACCAGCCAACAGAGGATACACCAATCTCGAGATTTACTTGGACCATTGATAACCTATCAAGAGTGAATACGAAGAAGCTCTACTCTGAAACTTTTGTTGTTGGTGGCTACAAGTG gcgagttttgattTTCCCAAGGGGAAATAATGTTGAATTCTTGTCTATGTATTTGGATGTTGCTGATTCAGCAGTCTTGCCCTATGGATGGACTAGATATGCACAGTTCAGCCTCTCAGTGGTTAATCAAATTCACAACAAGTTTACAATAAGAAAAG AAACACAACATCAGTTCTCTGCTCGAGAAAGCGATTGGGGTTTCACTTCATTTATgcctttgagtgaactctacaatcCCAGTAGAGGTTATCTTGTAAATGATACTTGTGTAATAGAAGCAGAGGTTGCTGTGTGTAAGGTTGTTGATTATTGGAGTTATGACTCTAAAAAGGAGACTGGCTATGTTGGCCTCAAAAACCAAGGTGCCACTTGCTATATGAATTCTCTCCTTCAGACTCTCTATCACATTCCATATTTCAGAAAG GCGGTTTATCATATGCCCACTACTGAGAATGATATGCCCTCAGGAAGCATTCCATTAGCTCTTCAAAGTCTCTTTTATAAGTTGCAGTATAATGACAGCAGTGTTTCCACAAAGGAGCTAACAAAATCTTTTGGGTGGGACATGCACGATTCATTTATGCAACATGATGTGCAAGAACTAAATAGAGTTCTTTCTGAGAAGTTGGAAGATAAGATGAAG GGAACCGTTGTGGAGGGCACAATCCAACAATTATTTGAAGGGCATCACATGAACTATATCGAGTGTATCAATGTGGACTTTAAATCAACAAGGAAGGAATCCTTCTATG ACCTACAGCTTGATGTCAAAGGTTGTCAGGACGTCTATGCTTCATTTGACAAGTATGTGGAGGTGGAGCGCCTGGAAGGTGATAACAAGTATCATGCGGAACAGCATGGATTGCAG GATGCAAAGAAAGGTGTTCTTTTTATCGACTTCCCTCCTGTTCTACAACTTCAGCTAAAACGCTTTGAATATGATTTCATGCGTGACACAATGGTGAAG ATAAATGACCGTTACGAGTTCCCACTTCAGTTGGATCTGGATAGAGATGATGGGAAGTATTTATCTCCCGATGCAGACAGGAATGTGCGAAATCTTTACACTTTGCACAG TGTTCTTGTCCATAGTGGCGGTGTTCATGGTGGGCATTACTATGCTTTCATAAGACCTACGCTCTCTGATCAGTG GTTCAAGTTCGATGATGAGCGTGTAACAAAAGAAGATGCAAAGAGGGCATTGGAAGAGCAATATGGTGGTGAGGAGGAG CTACCCCAGACTAATCCTGGCTTAAACAACACTCCGTTCAAGTTTACCAAATATTCGAACGCATACATGCTTGTATACATTCGTGAAAGCGACAAGGACAAAATAATTTGTAATGTGGATGAGAAGGACATAGCTGAGCACCTTCGA ATTAGACTGGAAAAGGACCGTGAAGAGAAGGAGCGCCGGAAAAAGGAGAAAGCTGAGGCCCACCTATATACCATCATTAAG GTTGCTAGGGATGACGATTTGACTGCTCAGATAGGGAAAGATATATATTTTGATCTTGTTGATCATGATAAAGTCCCGAGCTTTCGTATTCAAAAGCAGATGCCTTTTACTCAATTCAAG GAGGAGGTAGCAAAAGAATTGGGCATCCCTACGCAGTTCCAACGATTTTGGTTGTGGGCCAAGCGGCAAAACCATACCTACCGACCCAATCGACCGTTGACTCCTCAAGAAGAAGCACTAACT GTTGGGCAATTAAAGGAAGCAGCAAACAAGGCCCACAACGCAGAACTGAAGTTGTTCTTGGAAGTTGAACTTGGGCTG GACCTAAAACCTCTTGCTCTACCAGACAAGACCAGGGATGATATTTTGCTTTTCTTCAAACTCTATGATCCTGAAAAGGAACAGCTGCG GTATGTTGGTAGGCTCTTTGTGAAGGCTTCAGGAAGACCACAGGATATTCTGCCAAAATTGAGAAAAATGGCTGGTTTTTTGCAAGATGATGATGTCGAACTTTACGAG GAAATTAAGTTCGAGCCAAATGTGATGTGTGAATACATTGATAATAGGATTATATTTCGCTCTTGCCAG CTGGAAGATGGTGATATTGTTTGTTTTCAAAAATCCCCAAAGCCAGATACTGCTGACCAGTTTAGATACCCTGATGTCCCATCGTTTCTGGTGTATATACGTAACAGACAG GTTGTCCACTTCCGGTCGTTGGAGAAGCCCAAGGAGGATGATTTTTGCCTAGAGAT GTCAAAGATTTTCACGTACGATGAAGTTGTAGAAAAAGTCGCTCAACAGCTTGGTGTTGATGACCCATCAAAAATTCGTCTTACATCACATAATTGTTACTCTCAACAGCCTAAGCCTCAACCCATTAAGTACAGAGGCGTTGAACGTTTGCTAGATATGCTGATTCACTACAATCAG ACTTCTGATATTCTGTACTATGAAGTATTGGATATACCCCTGCCAGAACTACAAGCATTGAAGACATTGAAAGTTACATATCATCATGCCACCAAGGATGAG GTGTCTGTTCACAGTATAAGATTGCCAAAAAATAGCACGGTTGGTGATGTTCTAAGTGATATCAAATCAAAG GTTGACCTATCTCATCCTGATGCTGAACTTCGATTACTTGAAGTTTTCTACCACAAGATATACAAG ATTTTTGCACCCAGTGAAAAAATAGAAAACATCAACGATCAGTACTGGACACTGCGTGCAGAGGAG GTACCGGAGGAGGAGAAAAACCTTGGTCCTTTTGATCGCTTGATTCATGTATACCATTTTACCAAAGACACTCAAAACCAAACG CAAGTTCAGAATTTTGGAGAACCTTTCTTTATGGTTATTCGTGAGGATGAGACCTTATCTTCTATTAAAGAACGTTTACAGAAAAAGCTTAAGGTCTCAGATGAGGATTTCTCCAAG TGGAAATTTGCGTACATATCCCTTGGTCGCCCAGACTATTTTGAAGATTCTGACACTGTAGCTACGAGATTTCAG AGAAACATGTATGGAGCTTGGGAGCAGTATCTTGGACTGGAGCACCCGGACACAGCGCCAAGAAAGGCACATAGTGCTAACCAG AACCGCCATTCATTTGAGAGGCCTGTAAAGATCTACAACTAG